From Fusobacterium varium:
ACTTTTCTAGTAACAGTAGAACCTATTCTGCTTATTGTCTTAGTTTCTATTGCTCTTAATATTTTTCCCTGTAAGGCCAATGGCAAAGAATTGATTTCATCCAAAAAAAGTGTGCTGTCATTAGCTGCTTCAAATAACCCTTTTTTCCCCTGAGATGAAGCACCAGTAAAAGCTCCTTTTTCATAACCAAATAATTCAGATTCCAGCAGACTTTCAGGAAGAGAAGCACAGTTTATAATAATCATCTCTTTTGAAGCCCTCTGACTTTTTTCATGGATATACCTTGCCAATACTTCCTTTCCAGTTCCAGATTCTCCTAAAATGATGACAGTGGTATCAAGGGGAGCTAAAGTATCTGCTAAATTAATAATATTTTTCATAACAGAACTTACAGCAATCATATTATTTGACTCAGGAGCCTCACTTAAAGGAAGTTTTATAAAAGACCTCACCTCATTATGAATAGCTTCCTGATACAGATAATTTATATTTTCAGCAGGGATACACAGTGCAATTACACACACTACATTCCCATTCATATCTAAAATAGGACTAGAGGCTACAATTTGTTTATAATGTTCATGTCCTTTTATTTCTACATCCTGAAACATTACTATTCTTTTTTTTAATTTACAGACTTTTTCTGTAATACATATATTAATCTCCTTATTTTTCTTTAAGCTGTATACATTATATGCTAATAGCTTTTCTTTTGGTATTTTAACCATATTTACATAGACCGTATTAGCAAAAATATAGTTACCAAGGGAATCAACAATATAGATTCCATAGGGAAGATTGTCCAGAGCATTTTCTAAAAGTTCTCTTTGTATCATTGCACACCCCCTTATAAATTACTTAAAATTATAGCACAAAAAAATTAAAAACTTAATTATAATATTTGGCATAGATATTGCTTATTATTAGGGCAAGGAAGTAAATAAGGAGGTCAAGTATGAAAATAGCAATTTTGGGATGTGGAGCAATGGGAACTGTTATGGGGGCCTATA
This genomic window contains:
- a CDS encoding putative transcriptional regulator, translating into MIQRELLENALDNLPYGIYIVDSLGNYIFANTVYVNMVKIPKEKLLAYNVYSLKKNKEINICITEKVCKLKKRIVMFQDVEIKGHEHYKQIVASSPILDMNGNVVCVIALCIPAENINYLYQEAIHNEVRSFIKLPLSEAPESNNMIAVSSVMKNIINLADTLAPLDTTVIILGESGTGKEVLARYIHEKSQRASKEMIIINCASLPESLLESELFGYEKGAFTGASSQGKKGLFEAANDSTLFLDEINSLPLALQGKILRAIETKTISRIGSTVTRKVNFRLITAANEDLLKMVHEKRFREDLYYRLNIVPVYLPPLHERKEDILPLVEHFRKYYCNIYNKTKVFSQKTLKAILDYNWPGNIRELRNFVERSFIMITGEIIELSNIAPLLFIEQKHSSTLNDTDGEVSFYKNSGIKDQSLNEYLEECEKKYIQYALEKCGSTYKAAEFLKTSQTMIARKKKKYNL